A single window of Achromobacter xylosoxidans DNA harbors:
- a CDS encoding response regulator transcription factor: MAASPAAGANQRILIVEDDHIIAGNLYTFLEARGFLPDVAYSGPAGLQRLEEQRFDAVILDIGLPGMDGHAVLHALRADRRLPVPVLVLTARDSLEDKLAGFSHGADDYLTKPFALLEVEARLLALIQRAKGSTVDTVRVFGDLAYDTRSRTASIGGKPVHLTRKATLILEALLRDPGRVVSREELESQLWGSEPPSSDALRSQVHLLRRALADAGFDGIETLHGTGWRLVADGSAA, from the coding sequence ATGGCAGCCAGTCCCGCGGCGGGCGCGAATCAGCGGATCCTGATCGTCGAGGACGATCACATCATCGCCGGCAACCTGTACACCTTCCTGGAAGCCCGCGGATTCCTGCCGGACGTGGCCTATAGCGGCCCCGCCGGCCTGCAGCGCCTGGAGGAACAGCGTTTCGACGCCGTGATCCTGGACATCGGCCTGCCTGGCATGGACGGCCATGCGGTGCTGCACGCGCTGCGCGCCGACAGGCGTCTGCCGGTGCCGGTGCTGGTGTTGACCGCGCGCGACAGCCTGGAAGACAAGCTGGCCGGTTTCTCGCACGGCGCCGACGACTACCTGACCAAGCCGTTCGCCTTGCTGGAAGTCGAGGCCCGCCTGCTCGCGCTGATCCAGCGCGCCAAGGGGTCGACCGTGGACACGGTGCGTGTTTTCGGCGACCTGGCCTACGACACCCGCAGCCGCACGGCGTCGATCGGCGGCAAGCCTGTCCACCTGACGCGCAAGGCGACCCTCATCCTGGAAGCGCTGCTGCGCGACCCGGGGCGGGTGGTCTCGCGCGAGGAACTGGAATCGCAGTTGTGGGGCAGCGAACCGCCGTCTTCCGACGCGCTGCGCAGCCAGGTGCACCTGCTGCGTCGCGCGCTGGCCGACGCCGGCTTCGACGGCATCGAAACCCTGCATGGCACGGGCTGGCGCCTGGTCGCCGACGGGAGCGCCGCATGA
- a CDS encoding FAD-binding oxidoreductase — MTLLSELQSLLGESHVLTGADAEPFALDWRRRYRGVALAVIRPGSTQEVADAIKLCAGHGVPVVPQGGNTGLCGGATPDDSGSAVVLSTARLNRVRALDTDNDTITVEAGCILQAVQQAAADADRLFPLSLAAEGSCTIGGNLATNAGGTQVLRYGNTRDLALGLEVVTAEGEIWNGLRGLRKDNTGYDLRDLYIGSEGTLGVITAATLKLFPRPVASCTALLTLDSIDNAVELLSRARAGFGAALTGFELMSGHCLQAVVRLFPQQRLPFEGDSAASPWFALLELSDSESETHARERFETVLGEAIEAGLVNDAAIAANVAQSKALWHLRESIPLAEAELGKSVKHDVSIPISAIAGFVHHTNALLQARFPGVRHVIFGHLGDGNLHYNVANAPGQTETELLALQSDIYGVVHDSVHAHAGSISAEHGVGQLKRDELPRYKSAVELALMRRIKRALDPHGLMNPGKVLQA, encoded by the coding sequence ATGACCTTGCTGAGCGAATTGCAATCCCTCCTGGGCGAGTCCCATGTGCTGACCGGCGCCGATGCCGAGCCGTTCGCGCTGGACTGGCGCCGCCGCTATCGTGGCGTGGCGTTGGCGGTGATCCGTCCCGGTTCGACGCAGGAGGTGGCCGATGCCATCAAGCTGTGCGCCGGCCATGGCGTGCCGGTAGTGCCGCAGGGCGGCAATACCGGCCTCTGTGGCGGCGCCACGCCGGATGACTCGGGCAGCGCGGTGGTGCTGTCGACCGCCCGCCTGAACCGCGTCCGCGCGCTCGATACCGACAACGACACCATCACGGTGGAAGCGGGCTGCATCCTGCAGGCGGTGCAACAGGCCGCGGCCGACGCCGACCGGCTGTTCCCCCTCAGCCTTGCCGCCGAAGGCAGCTGCACCATCGGCGGCAACCTCGCCACCAACGCCGGCGGCACCCAGGTGCTGCGCTACGGCAACACGCGCGACCTGGCCCTGGGGCTCGAGGTGGTCACCGCCGAGGGCGAGATCTGGAACGGCCTGCGCGGCCTGCGCAAGGACAACACCGGCTACGATCTGCGCGACCTCTATATCGGCAGCGAGGGCACGCTGGGCGTCATCACCGCCGCCACGCTCAAGCTTTTCCCGCGGCCGGTGGCCTCCTGCACCGCGTTGCTGACGCTGGACAGCATAGACAACGCGGTCGAGCTGCTGTCACGCGCCCGCGCCGGCTTCGGCGCCGCGCTGACCGGCTTCGAATTGATGAGCGGCCATTGCCTGCAGGCCGTGGTGCGGCTGTTCCCGCAGCAGCGCCTGCCGTTCGAAGGCGACTCCGCCGCCTCGCCCTGGTTCGCGCTGCTGGAACTGTCGGACAGCGAAAGCGAAACGCATGCGCGCGAACGCTTCGAGACGGTGCTGGGCGAGGCGATCGAGGCCGGCCTGGTGAACGACGCGGCCATCGCCGCCAACGTCGCGCAGAGCAAGGCACTGTGGCACCTGCGCGAAAGCATCCCGCTGGCCGAGGCCGAGCTGGGCAAGTCGGTCAAGCACGACGTGTCGATCCCGATTTCCGCCATCGCCGGCTTCGTGCACCACACCAATGCGCTGCTGCAGGCGCGTTTTCCCGGCGTGCGCCACGTGATCTTCGGCCACCTGGGCGATGGCAACCTGCACTACAACGTGGCCAACGCGCCAGGCCAGACCGAGACCGAATTGCTGGCGCTGCAAAGCGACATCTACGGCGTGGTGCATGACAGCGTGCACGCGCACGCCGGTTCCATCAGCGCCGAGCACGGCGTGGGCCAGCTCAAGCGCGACGAACTGCCGCGTTACAAGAGCGCGGTCGAACTGGCCCTGATGCGGCGGATCAAGCGCGCGCTGGATCCGCACGGCCTGATGAACCCGGGCAAGGTGCTGCAGGCCTGA
- a CDS encoding BPTD_3102 family carboxylase-like protein produces the protein MRAKVSTVTSSGGARRRPPTDFAGPAAGRERRLDIHVFISPEGELATGRAWERCVWRDARVLIAECPAPHLPASVESALRAIAASVARDRAWQGMGTVAFSLDDRTGVFRVILAESRPRSGAAVADFEPVAAHALEVRIDGCADRHMPCTHLLVCGATRGEALRRAYRALSEMPGPAGVDRAFLMNRIASRAYCTGLTGTRLDQAVG, from the coding sequence ATGAGAGCCAAAGTATCCACAGTCACGTCATCGGGCGGCGCCAGGCGCAGGCCGCCCACGGACTTCGCCGGCCCGGCGGCCGGGCGGGAACGCCGGCTCGACATTCACGTATTCATCTCACCCGAGGGCGAGCTGGCGACCGGCCGGGCCTGGGAGCGCTGTGTCTGGCGCGATGCCCGCGTGCTGATCGCCGAATGTCCGGCTCCGCATCTGCCGGCCTCGGTCGAGAGCGCCCTGCGCGCGATCGCGGCCAGCGTGGCGCGGGATCGCGCCTGGCAGGGCATGGGTACGGTGGCCTTTTCGCTGGACGATCGCACCGGGGTGTTCCGCGTGATCCTTGCGGAATCGCGGCCGCGTTCGGGCGCCGCGGTGGCCGACTTCGAACCGGTCGCGGCGCACGCGCTGGAGGTGCGCATCGACGGTTGCGCCGACCGCCATATGCCTTGCACGCACCTGCTGGTCTGCGGCGCCACCCGCGGCGAAGCCTTGCGGCGCGCCTATCGCGCCCTGTCCGAAATGCCGGGTCCGGCCGGCGTCGATCGCGCGTTCCTGATGAACCGCATCGCCTCGCGCGCCTACTGCACCGGCCTGACCGGCACGCGCCTGGACCAGGCCGTGGGCTAG
- a CDS encoding phosphomannomutase/phosphoglucomutase: MPAQPVTQGAVVADNSQFPAAVFKAYDIRGTVPDLIDARFARALGAALAATAREQGVQTLVVGRDGRLSSDMLSQALQEGMLEGGVDTVDIGQVPTPLVYFAAHTLQTGSGVAITGSHNPPKYNGFKMMMGGRALYGEDVQALARRMNGGTDAPAPRPGVRRELDLVAAYIARIASGVKLARPMKIAVDCGNGVAGAIAPQLFRALGCEVTELFCEVDGTFPNHHPDPAEPKNLQDLIRCLATTDCELGLAFDGDGDRLGVVTKSGQIIWPDRQLVLFARDVLERNPGATIIYDVKCSRHVGLSVEAAGGEPLMWKTGHSLVKAKLAETGAPLAGEMSGHIFFKERWYGFDDGLYTGARLLEIVSRFSDAGAPLEALPQDVSTPELKLEMEEGQPFTLVQALQEQGQFPGATRVVTIDGVRAEYPDGFGLARPSNTTPVVVLRFEAQTAEALARIQGDFRRELAKLAPDATLPF, from the coding sequence ATGCCAGCGCAACCCGTCACCCAAGGAGCCGTCGTGGCCGACAACTCGCAATTCCCCGCCGCCGTCTTCAAGGCCTATGACATCCGCGGCACCGTCCCCGACCTGATCGACGCCCGCTTTGCGCGAGCCCTGGGCGCGGCGCTGGCCGCGACCGCGCGCGAACAGGGCGTGCAGACACTGGTGGTGGGCCGTGATGGCCGTCTCAGCAGCGACATGCTGTCGCAGGCACTGCAGGAAGGCATGCTGGAAGGCGGCGTCGACACAGTCGATATCGGACAGGTTCCCACGCCCCTTGTGTATTTCGCCGCGCACACGCTGCAGACCGGCTCCGGCGTCGCCATCACGGGCAGCCACAATCCGCCCAAGTACAACGGCTTCAAGATGATGATGGGCGGACGCGCGCTGTATGGCGAAGACGTGCAGGCCCTGGCGCGCCGCATGAACGGCGGCACCGACGCGCCCGCGCCGCGCCCCGGGGTGCGGCGCGAACTGGACCTGGTGGCGGCCTATATCGCGCGGATCGCATCCGGGGTGAAACTGGCCCGCCCCATGAAGATCGCGGTCGACTGCGGCAACGGCGTGGCGGGTGCGATCGCGCCGCAATTGTTCCGCGCCCTGGGTTGCGAGGTCACGGAGCTGTTCTGCGAGGTCGACGGCACCTTTCCCAACCACCATCCCGATCCGGCCGAGCCCAAGAACCTGCAGGACCTGATCCGCTGCCTGGCCACCACCGACTGCGAACTGGGCCTGGCCTTCGACGGCGATGGCGACCGCCTCGGCGTGGTGACCAAATCCGGCCAGATCATCTGGCCCGACCGCCAGCTGGTGCTGTTCGCCCGCGATGTGCTCGAGCGCAACCCCGGCGCCACCATCATCTACGACGTCAAGTGCAGCCGCCACGTCGGCCTGTCGGTCGAAGCCGCGGGCGGCGAGCCGCTGATGTGGAAGACCGGCCACTCGCTGGTCAAGGCCAAGCTGGCCGAAACCGGCGCGCCGCTGGCCGGCGAGATGAGCGGCCACATCTTCTTCAAGGAGCGCTGGTACGGCTTTGACGACGGCCTGTACACCGGCGCCCGCCTGCTGGAAATCGTATCGCGCTTCAGCGATGCCGGCGCGCCCTTGGAGGCCCTGCCGCAGGACGTGTCCACGCCCGAGTTGAAGCTTGAAATGGAGGAAGGCCAGCCCTTCACGCTGGTGCAGGCGCTGCAGGAGCAGGGCCAGTTTCCCGGCGCCACGCGCGTGGTCACCATCGACGGCGTGCGCGCCGAGTATCCCGACGGCTTCGGCCTGGCGCGGCCGTCCAACACCACGCCAGTCGTGGTGCTGCGCTTCGAAGCGCAGACCGCCGAGGCATTGGCCCGCATCCAGGGCGATTTCCGGCGGGAACTGGCTAAACTGGCGCCCGACGCCACCCTGCCCTTCTAG
- the pgi gene encoding glucose-6-phosphate isomerase: MSLPNSPAWRRFAAAAKSADLRGEQLRLINAPGLRLDLSAQAYSPALQEAAAALLAQQGFDAARARLFDGGDANWTEQRPAWHTALRAPQPPAMVAAAVLAERERVRQFVRDADAANRYSCILHLGIGGSDWGPRLITRALRYGGARREVRFASNVDSHSVADAMSRLDPHDTLVIVASKSFTTTEPLANAEVAMNWLRDAGVADPIKQVVAITANVEAALNLGISPDHIFQIWDWVGGRYSLWSAIGLPVALAMGNDTFDQLLAGAAAMDEHFRHAPLAENAPLQLALAGVVNRSVLGFDSLVISPYDSRLYHIVPWAQQLEMESLGKVATADGSPAGVPTGPAVWGMSGTDCQHTFFQWLHQDTAGAPVDFILCEQPDHAYARHHELLIANCLAQRAALLRGKSFDEALAETSRTEADPARARLLAQHKVHPGGRPSSLIVLPHLEAYTLGALLALYEHKVFTQGVIWGINPFDQWGVEFGKALAKNIIRELDAPAQQVAPQDPSTRFWIDTIARRS, encoded by the coding sequence ATGTCTTTGCCCAATAGTCCAGCCTGGCGGCGCTTCGCCGCCGCGGCCAAATCCGCCGACCTGCGCGGCGAGCAACTGCGCCTGATCAACGCCCCCGGGTTGCGCCTGGACTTGAGCGCGCAGGCGTATTCCCCCGCGCTGCAAGAAGCGGCGGCCGCCTTGCTGGCACAACAGGGGTTCGATGCCGCGCGCGCGCGGCTGTTCGATGGCGGCGACGCCAACTGGACTGAACAACGCCCGGCCTGGCACACCGCCCTGCGCGCGCCGCAGCCGCCGGCCATGGTTGCGGCCGCCGTATTGGCCGAACGCGAGCGCGTGCGCCAATTCGTGCGCGATGCCGATGCCGCCAACCGCTACAGCTGCATCCTGCACCTGGGTATCGGCGGTAGCGACTGGGGGCCCCGCTTGATCACCCGCGCACTGCGCTACGGCGGGGCGCGTCGCGAGGTGCGCTTCGCCTCGAACGTCGACTCCCATTCGGTCGCCGACGCCATGAGCCGGCTGGATCCCCACGACACGCTGGTCATCGTCGCCTCCAAGTCCTTCACCACCACCGAGCCGCTGGCCAATGCCGAAGTCGCCATGAACTGGCTGCGCGACGCCGGCGTGGCCGATCCGATCAAGCAAGTGGTGGCGATCACCGCCAACGTCGAGGCCGCACTCAATCTGGGCATCTCGCCCGACCATATTTTCCAGATCTGGGACTGGGTCGGCGGCCGCTATTCGCTGTGGTCCGCCATCGGCCTGCCGGTCGCGCTGGCGATGGGCAACGATACCTTCGACCAGTTGCTGGCCGGCGCCGCCGCCATGGACGAACACTTCCGCCACGCCCCGCTGGCCGAAAACGCCCCGCTGCAACTGGCCTTGGCCGGCGTCGTCAACCGCAGCGTGCTGGGCTTCGACTCGCTGGTCATCTCGCCCTACGATTCGCGGCTTTACCACATCGTGCCCTGGGCCCAGCAACTCGAAATGGAATCGCTCGGCAAGGTCGCGACCGCCGACGGCAGCCCGGCGGGCGTGCCGACCGGCCCCGCCGTCTGGGGCATGTCGGGCACCGATTGCCAGCACACTTTCTTCCAGTGGCTGCACCAGGACACCGCCGGCGCGCCCGTCGATTTCATCCTGTGCGAGCAGCCCGACCACGCCTATGCGCGCCACCACGAACTGTTGATCGCCAATTGCCTGGCGCAGCGCGCGGCGCTGTTGCGCGGCAAGTCGTTCGACGAAGCGCTGGCCGAAACTTCCCGCACCGAAGCCGATCCGGCTCGCGCGCGGCTCCTGGCGCAGCACAAGGTGCACCCCGGCGGACGGCCATCCTCGCTGATCGTGCTGCCGCACCTCGAGGCCTACACCCTGGGCGCCCTGCTGGCGCTGTACGAGCACAAGGTATTCACGCAGGGCGTCATCTGGGGCATCAATCCGTTCGACCAATGGGGCGTCGAGTTCGGCAAGGCCCTGGCCAAGAACATCATCCGCGAACTGGACGCGCCGGCGCAGCAGGTGGCGCCGCAGGATCCGTCCACCCGCTTCTGGATCGACACGATCGCCCGGCGTTCCTGA
- a CDS encoding gamma-glutamyltransferase family protein: MRMPVRRTARFLAALALCGAAGAQAETIATGMVAAANPLAAAAGLDALKRGGSVVDAAIAVQMVLTVVEPQSSGLGGGTLMLVWDQDGGTLSALDGLAAAPARTTASLRTDVDGATLPLKDVARLGRPVGVPGTVRVMALAHQRHGKLPWASLFQAGIRSAEDGFPMSPYLHDSLQRLPQLAENPAIRNVFYDARGQVLPVGATVRNPLLADALRKVAADPDAINHGVLTADVLAAIGAGKYPSLIQAADLAAYRPVERTPICGPFLSWKVCTFPPPSFGGVSVLQQLGMLAAHRIDTLAPGSAAADHLLIDTARIARADRLAYIGDPAQVKAPVRQLIAPGYVRERAALLSGKAVTGPRPGVFAGVPAPAGADAPGTTETSQVAIVDARGNALSMTTTINLNFGSWLMPHGFFLNNALTNFSSAHGKGAPNAMAPNKRPVTSMAPTMVFDSDGRLALVTGSAGGGYIVDYIAQAVVGILAWGLRPADALALPHVAGNSGRSQVEKGRVATDTIARLAARGHKLEQVDMKSGAAAIRVTPQGLDGAADPRRDGAALGH, translated from the coding sequence ATGCGCATGCCTGTCCGCCGCACCGCACGATTCCTGGCCGCCCTCGCCTTGTGCGGCGCGGCCGGCGCACAGGCCGAGACCATCGCCACTGGCATGGTGGCCGCGGCCAACCCCCTGGCGGCCGCCGCCGGACTCGACGCCCTCAAGCGCGGCGGCAGCGTGGTGGACGCAGCCATCGCGGTACAGATGGTATTGACCGTGGTCGAGCCGCAATCGTCCGGATTGGGCGGCGGCACGCTGATGCTGGTGTGGGACCAGGACGGTGGCACCTTGTCCGCCCTGGACGGGCTGGCCGCGGCGCCGGCGCGCACCACCGCCAGCCTGCGCACCGACGTCGACGGCGCCACCCTGCCGCTCAAGGACGTGGCGCGCCTGGGCCGCCCGGTCGGCGTACCCGGCACCGTTCGCGTCATGGCGCTGGCGCACCAGCGCCACGGAAAACTGCCGTGGGCCAGCCTGTTCCAGGCTGGCATCCGCAGCGCCGAAGACGGCTTTCCGATGTCGCCCTACCTGCACGACAGCCTGCAACGGCTGCCGCAACTGGCCGAGAACCCCGCGATCCGCAATGTGTTCTATGACGCCCGCGGGCAGGTGCTGCCGGTCGGCGCAACGGTCCGCAATCCACTGCTGGCGGACGCGCTGCGCAAGGTCGCCGCCGATCCGGATGCAATCAACCATGGCGTGCTCACCGCCGATGTCCTGGCCGCCATCGGCGCGGGCAAGTATCCCAGCCTGATCCAGGCCGCCGACCTGGCGGCCTACCGCCCGGTCGAACGCACGCCGATCTGCGGCCCCTTCCTGTCCTGGAAGGTCTGCACCTTTCCGCCCCCCAGCTTCGGCGGTGTATCGGTGCTGCAGCAACTGGGCATGCTGGCCGCCCACCGCATCGACACACTGGCTCCCGGCTCCGCCGCCGCCGACCACCTGTTGATCGATACCGCGCGCATCGCCCGCGCCGACCGCCTGGCCTATATCGGCGACCCGGCACAGGTCAAGGCGCCGGTGCGCCAGCTGATCGCGCCCGGCTACGTGCGCGAACGCGCCGCCCTGCTATCCGGCAAGGCGGTCACGGGCCCGCGCCCGGGGGTGTTCGCCGGCGTGCCGGCGCCGGCCGGCGCCGACGCGCCGGGCACCACCGAAACCAGCCAGGTCGCTATCGTCGACGCGCGCGGCAATGCGTTGTCGATGACCACCACCATCAACCTGAACTTCGGCTCATGGCTGATGCCGCACGGTTTCTTCCTGAACAACGCCCTGACCAATTTCTCGTCGGCCCACGGCAAGGGCGCGCCCAACGCCATGGCGCCGAACAAGCGGCCAGTGACGTCGATGGCGCCCACCATGGTGTTCGATAGCGATGGCAGGCTGGCGCTGGTGACCGGATCGGCCGGCGGCGGCTATATCGTCGACTACATCGCCCAGGCCGTGGTCGGCATCCTGGCCTGGGGGCTGCGCCCCGCCGACGCGCTGGCGCTGCCGCACGTCGCCGGCAACAGCGGCCGCAGCCAGGTGGAAAAGGGCCGAGTGGCGACCGATACCATCGCGCGATTGGCCGCCCGCGGCCACAAGCTCGAGCAGGTCGACATGAAAAGCGGCGCCGCCGCGATACGCGTGACGCCGCAAGGCCTCGATGGCGCCGCCGATCCGCGCCGCGACGGCGCGGCCTTGGGCCATTGA
- a CDS encoding glycosyltransferase family 4 protein — MSAARRLLFVVNNPAFFMSHRVPVALAAQRAGYDVHVATMDGPAVADIEALGMTHHAIPMTRSGKHPLQELGTLLALLRLFRRLRPQVVHLVTIKPVLYGGIAARLARVPGMVAAISGLGFVFLSNSLKMRLVRAVVARLYRLALGHRNSRVIFQNGADRDLLKSLGAVRDEQVVLIRGAGVDLDLCRALPEPPAPPVVVTMVARLLRDKGVQEFVQAARLLRERGVPVTMRLVGGVDAGNPASATPAEVEAWQREGCVQALGERADVPQLYADSHIAVLPSYREGLPKSLIEAAACGRAVVTTDVPGCRDAIDPGKTGLLVPVRDPQALADAIARLAGDATQRQAMGAAGRALAEREFNIERVARIHVDLYDTLSA, encoded by the coding sequence ATGAGCGCGGCCCGTCGTTTGCTGTTCGTGGTCAACAACCCGGCGTTCTTCATGTCGCACCGGGTACCCGTGGCGCTGGCCGCGCAGCGCGCTGGATACGACGTGCACGTGGCGACGATGGATGGCCCCGCGGTCGCCGACATCGAGGCGCTGGGCATGACCCATCATGCCATTCCGATGACGCGCAGCGGCAAGCATCCGTTGCAGGAACTGGGCACTTTGCTGGCGCTGCTGCGACTGTTCCGGCGCTTGCGGCCACAGGTAGTGCACCTGGTGACCATCAAGCCGGTGCTGTATGGCGGCATCGCCGCGCGGCTGGCGCGTGTGCCGGGCATGGTGGCCGCGATTTCCGGGCTGGGCTTCGTGTTCCTGTCGAACTCGTTGAAGATGCGCCTGGTGCGCGCCGTGGTGGCGCGGTTGTACCGCCTGGCGCTGGGCCATCGCAATAGTCGGGTGATCTTCCAGAATGGCGCTGACCGCGATCTGCTCAAGTCATTGGGCGCGGTGCGCGATGAGCAGGTGGTGCTCATCCGCGGGGCCGGCGTCGATCTGGACTTGTGCCGGGCGCTGCCCGAACCGCCGGCGCCGCCGGTGGTGGTGACGATGGTGGCGCGCTTGTTGCGCGACAAGGGCGTGCAGGAATTCGTGCAGGCCGCGCGCCTGTTGCGCGAGCGTGGCGTGCCCGTGACGATGCGGCTGGTGGGCGGCGTGGATGCCGGCAATCCGGCTTCCGCCACGCCGGCCGAGGTCGAAGCCTGGCAGCGCGAAGGATGCGTCCAGGCGCTGGGCGAACGCGCCGACGTGCCGCAACTGTACGCGGACTCGCATATCGCGGTGCTGCCTTCCTATCGCGAAGGGTTGCCCAAATCGCTGATCGAAGCGGCTGCCTGCGGCCGGGCCGTGGTCACGACCGACGTGCCGGGCTGCCGCGATGCCATTGACCCGGGCAAGACCGGGTTGCTGGTGCCGGTGCGCGACCCGCAGGCGCTGGCCGACGCCATCGCGCGGTTGGCGGGCGATGCGACGCAGCGCCAGGCCATGGGGGCGGCGGGCAGGGCGCTGGCCGAACGCGAATTCAATATCGAGCGCGTGGCCCGTATCCACGTGGACCTGTATGACACGCTGAGCGCCTGA
- a CDS encoding glycosyltransferase family 4 protein, with protein MSAAALRVVHVITGLGQGGAESVLWRLATFPGQDVEHIVVSLTDDGLYGERLRAAGITVHTLGMPRGRITLRGFMGLRRLIAGARPCAVQTWMYHADLIGGLAARLAGVRAVAWGIRNSGAHLERSSRSARMVLRACALLSGVLPGAIVCAAQDAAERHAAKGYRRDRMVVIPNGYDLSRYAPDAAARARVRAQWGLDGDVPVIGCVARWDPLKDHGNLLRAVAALVRDGRDAGLRCVLVGRGMTADNPELMALVDKLGLRERLVLAGPSDEVPAVMNGLDLHVLSSCAEGFPNVVAEAMACGVYCVATDVGDAAYIIGDTGVVVPPEQPEALARGIETALRDVASRGQGRAGEAGRARVLENFDLGRMVQSYTAVWRRLSGGPA; from the coding sequence ATGAGCGCCGCCGCATTGCGCGTCGTGCACGTGATCACCGGCCTGGGCCAGGGCGGCGCCGAATCCGTGCTGTGGCGGCTGGCCACCTTCCCCGGACAGGACGTCGAGCACATCGTGGTGTCGCTGACCGACGACGGCCTCTATGGCGAGCGGCTGCGGGCCGCCGGCATCACCGTGCATACGCTCGGCATGCCGCGCGGCCGCATCACGCTGCGGGGCTTCATGGGCCTGCGTCGCCTGATCGCCGGCGCCAGGCCTTGCGCGGTGCAGACCTGGATGTACCACGCCGACCTGATCGGCGGCCTGGCGGCCCGCCTGGCGGGCGTGCGCGCCGTCGCCTGGGGCATTCGCAATTCCGGCGCCCACCTCGAGCGCAGCAGCCGCTCCGCCCGCATGGTGCTGCGCGCCTGCGCGCTGCTGTCGGGCGTGCTGCCCGGCGCGATCGTGTGCGCGGCGCAGGACGCGGCGGAGCGCCATGCCGCAAAGGGCTATCGCCGCGACCGCATGGTGGTGATCCCGAACGGCTACGACTTGTCGCGCTATGCGCCCGACGCGGCCGCGCGCGCGCGCGTGCGCGCCCAATGGGGCCTGGACGGCGATGTGCCGGTGATCGGCTGCGTGGCGCGCTGGGATCCCTTGAAGGACCACGGCAATCTGTTGCGCGCCGTGGCCGCGCTGGTGCGCGATGGACGCGACGCGGGGCTGCGCTGCGTGCTGGTGGGGCGCGGCATGACGGCCGACAATCCGGAGCTGATGGCGCTGGTCGACAAGCTCGGCCTGCGGGAACGCCTGGTGCTGGCCGGCCCCAGCGATGAGGTGCCCGCCGTGATGAATGGCCTGGACCTGCACGTGCTGTCGAGCTGCGCCGAAGGATTTCCCAACGTCGTGGCCGAGGCCATGGCTTGCGGCGTCTATTGCGTGGCGACCGACGTGGGCGACGCCGCCTATATCATCGGAGACACCGGTGTGGTGGTGCCCCCCGAACAGCCCGAGGCATTGGCGCGCGGCATCGAGACCGCGCTGCGCGACGTGGCGTCGCGCGGCCAGGGCCGCGCCGGCGAGGCGGGCCGCGCCCGGGTGCTGGAGAACTTCGACCTGGGACGCATGGTGCAAAGCTATACCGCGGTGTGGCGCCGCCTTTCCGGAGGCCCGGCATGA
- a CDS encoding glycosyltransferase family 4 protein, whose amino-acid sequence MKILMLVSSMHAGGAERVAATLVNAWAERGDDVTLTPTYSSKGTCFYPLSDKVKLDWLADLAGTRVSGPMAAFKRLLALRRHIRDTAPDVVVSFLTNVNVAAILATRGLRAPLIVCERTNPVAETTTGTVWRRLRRLLYPRADMVTVQAADTAGPFSRQVPGIKRLAVIPNPLPAPLLDAPRVVQREDAGPRTLLAMGRLVTDKQFDLLIDVFAQLAPEFPDWNLRIWGEGPERGALERQVERLGLRERVSLPGRTEAPWEELAQGQAFVLSSLVEGFPNVLLEAMALGLPCAAFDCPSGPREMTRDGQDALLVPAGNRDALREALRRLLGDAGLRRQLGERGADAVRQRYALASVLAEWDQLFEAVREGR is encoded by the coding sequence ATGAAGATACTGATGCTGGTCAGTTCCATGCATGCCGGGGGCGCCGAGCGCGTGGCCGCCACGCTGGTCAACGCGTGGGCCGAACGCGGTGACGACGTCACCCTGACGCCGACCTATTCGTCCAAGGGCACCTGCTTCTACCCGCTGTCGGACAAGGTCAAATTGGACTGGCTGGCGGACCTGGCGGGCACGCGCGTGTCGGGGCCGATGGCCGCGTTCAAGCGCCTGCTGGCCCTGCGCAGGCATATCCGCGATACCGCGCCCGACGTGGTGGTGTCGTTCCTGACCAACGTCAACGTGGCCGCCATTCTGGCCACCCGCGGCCTGCGCGCCCCTTTGATCGTCTGCGAGCGCACCAACCCGGTGGCCGAGACCACCACGGGCACGGTCTGGCGCAGGCTGCGCCGCCTGCTGTATCCACGCGCCGACATGGTCACGGTGCAGGCGGCCGATACGGCCGGCCCGTTCTCGCGGCAGGTGCCGGGCATCAAGCGCCTGGCGGTGATTCCCAATCCGCTGCCCGCGCCGTTGCTGGATGCGCCGCGGGTCGTCCAGCGTGAAGACGCCGGGCCGCGCACCTTGCTGGCGATGGGACGGCTGGTGACGGACAAGCAGTTCGATCTGTTGATCGACGTGTTCGCGCAGCTGGCGCCCGAGTTCCCGGATTGGAACCTGCGTATCTGGGGCGAAGGCCCCGAGCGCGGCGCGCTGGAACGCCAGGTCGAGCGCCTGGGGCTGCGCGAGCGGGTCAGCCTGCCGGGCCGCACCGAAGCGCCCTGGGAAGAACTGGCTCAGGGCCAGGCCTTCGTGCTCAGTTCGCTGGTGGAAGGTTTTCCCAATGTGCTCCTGGAAGCGATGGCGCTGGGCCTGCCCTGCGCCGCCTTCGACTGCCCCAGCGGTCCGCGCGAGATGACGCGCGATGGCCAGGACGCCCTGCTGGTGCCGGCCGGCAATCGCGATGCCTTGCGCGAGGCGCTGCGCCGCCTGCTGGGCGACGCGGGATTGCGCCGGCAGCTGGGCGAGCGCGGCGCCGACGCAGTGCGCCAGCGCTATGCGCTGGCCAGCGTGCTGGCCGAATGGGACCAGTTGTTCGAGGCCGTGAGGGAAGGGCGATGA